The following DNA comes from Alphaproteobacteria bacterium HT1-32.
TGGCCCGGCGCATGGCGAAACCCGTCCGCACACGCTGTTCTCCGGCAAGGGCCATTTTTGCCCGGTTTTCAGGGTCGGTAATCAACTCCCCGAGGGCTTTTGCCAGTGCCGGGCTGTCCCGTTCCGGAACCAGCAGGCCGGTTTTTCCGTCGATGATGAGTTCGGGTATGGCCGAGATATCGGTGGCCACGCAGGCGATGCGCTGGCTCTGGGCTTCCATCAGGACATTCGGCAGCCCGTCACGGTCGCCATCTTCGGCGATACGGCTGGCCAGCACGAAGATGTCTGCCTGTTGCAACGCTTCAAGCACAGCCGTCTGGGGCTGGGCACCCCGCCAGCTGATTCGCCGGTCGATCCCGAGTTCTGTCGCCAGTGCTTTCAGATTCCGGAGCTCCCCGCCGCCGCCGATATGAACGAACTGCCAGTCAGTATCGGCATCCAGCAGGGCCAGTGCGCGCAGCAGATCATCATAGCCTTTTTTCGGGACCGCACGGCCGACGGACAGGATGGTGACCGGGCCGGTGGCTGATATCGCCCGCGAGGCAGGAACAGGAAATCGTTCGAGATCAAGGCCATGATAGACCAGTGCAACCCTGTCGGGGTTCGCCGCCAGCGACTTCAGATGCCGGGCATTGGTTTCGGTACAGGTCACCAGCCAGTCCAGATCGGACAGTTTCTCCTGCAATTCCCAGTCCGGCGAAGTCCAGATATCCTTGGCGTGAGCCGAACAGCACCAGGGCAGACCGCGCAGGATTGCCGCATAGCGGGTGACCGAGGCCGGGGTATGCAGAAAATGGGCATAAAGGCGGGTGGTGTCTGAGGGCAGTTCCGTCGCCAGAACCATCGCCTGCCCCCACCGGCGGATACGGTTGCGGGTCGGGTCGCGGCGCAGGTCACGTAACCAGATCGCCCAGGCCTTTGCATATCCGGGCAGCCTGCGTGCCTGACGGAATCCATTCAGTACCCGCGACGGTTCCTGATGCAGATATTCCGGCAGATAGCTGACAGAGGCCGTTATCTCGCGATGAACGGGATGGGTTTCCCGGTCAGTCGGATGGCGCAGCGAGATGATCTGGTAATCCAGTCCACGGCGCTGCAGTTCCAGCAGTTCCTGTGCGATGAAAGTTTCCGACAGACGCGGATACCCCTTCAGAACAATCCCGACAGATGCCATGACGGAGGACTGCCTATTCCCCGGCAGTCGCGAGCCGCGGGCGGTCACCGCTGTCATTCTGCAGCCAGAGCGATGTCTGGCGCCGGATGGTACCAAATCCGTCCAGCAGACCGGGCATCACGCATTGCGATGGCATCGGCTGGGTCGGTAACTTGCGAAGCGCCTCGACCATCTGTCCGGTTTCCCGCCAGCCGTCATCTTCCAGCATGCTGACCAGCCCGTAACGTGCAGCGGCAGATGCCCGCATGAACTGCTCCATCCGGGGCCGGGTACGCGGCACGATGACGGCGCGTTTATCGAAAGACAGAATTTCACAGAACGTGTTGTAGCCGCCCATGGCGACCATGCCGATTGCCCGCGACAGCAGGGTTTCGATATGGGCGTCAAAGGTGATGGCATGGACCCGGTCAAGGCGGGCCACCCGCTGATGAAATTCCGCCTGCATTTCAGCCTGCATGAAGGGGCCAAGCACCAGCAGGGCCGGATGCGGCAGGGATTCACCGGACTCGTAGGCGCGCAGAACCCAGTCGATCAGGGTGTCACCGTCACCACCGCCGCCGGTTGTCACCAGAATATAGGGTTCCTCAAAGGGTATGGCATCTGTCGGGACCGCCCCCTTCGAGGGGAAGCGTGGCAGATAACCGGTATAGGTCATTTTACGGCGGACAGATGCAGGGATTGGCAGCCCGGCCAGCGGGTCGCAGATCTGACGCAGGCCATAGACCCAGATTTCATCATACAGATCATCAAGCGCGGGCAGCACATTCTTGCGCTCCCATTCCGGCGCCAGCAAAGCCGGTTCATCCATCACATCGCGCAAACCCAGAATGGTCGGCGTGCCGCGTGCCTTCAGCATGGTGAGGGTGTCACGTACTTCGCCGCGCAGTCCCAGCGGTTCTTTGTCGACGATGAAGATATCCGGTTCAAAGGTCTCGGCGGTATGCTGGATGATCGAGGCACGCATCGCCAGAATCTGTTCCGTGTCGATGCGCAGACTCTGTGTCGTGTACTCACCATTACGCAGCTTGATCACGCCGGGGATGCGGATGAAATCGACCCGCGACCGGAAATCAAAGCTGCCGATGATCGGCGAGCCCGAAATAATCAGGACCGACAGTTCCTTGTCATTATCCACCAGCGCATGCGCAATCGCCCGGCATCGGCGCAGATGTCCGAGCCCGAACGAATCGTGGCTGTAGATGAGTATTCTTTTTCCGTGGAGCGGCTCGCCCATATGTGCCGCTCTCCCCGCTGTTGAAGCACGGGCGGACTATGCCACAGCCGGTGACGTGATGGAAATGACGAAGTTTTTATGGCACCGGCGGGTGATTGGCGGTTAAACCGTGCCATGAACCCGATGACAGTAACGAGATCAGCATGAAAGGTGCCGTCGCCGCCGGCCATCCCCTGACCGTCCGGGCCGCAACCGATATCCTGCATGCAGGCGGGAATGCCTTTGATGCGGCGCTTGCCGGCATGGCGATGGCCTTTGTCGCAGAGCCGGTTCTGGCCAGTCCGGGCGGTGGCGGCTTTATGGTCGCGCGACCTGCTGGCGGGGTGCCCCGGGCCTATGATTTTTTTGCCCGGACACCGAAAGTGAAACGACCGGCAGACGAGATTGATTTTCACGCGACCCATGCGGATTTTGGCCCGACGCGACAGGAATTTCACATCGGTATGGGGTCGACAGCGACACCCGGTGCCATTGCCGGGTTCTTTCGCATTCTGGATGATCTCGGGAGCATGTCTGCCGCTGCTCTGCTTCAGCCTGCCGTTGCGACGGCGCGGACCGGGTTTGAGATCAACAGGTTTCAGGCACAGGTCATGTCGGTGGTGGCTCCGATCTATCAGGCGACAGAGGATGCCCGCAGGCTTTATGCCGGTTCCGACCCTGAAACCGGGCTGTTTGCTGCCGGTGATCGTCTGCACAACCCGGACCTCGCCGATCTGCTGGAACGGCTGGGCCGGGAAGGTGCAGATCTGTTTTATCGCGGTGATATTGCACAGGATGTCACCGCGCTTTCTGCAGCCTCCGGCGGTCATCTGACGATGGAAGACATGACCGGCTATCAGGTTCAGACAGGTTCGCCGATTGATGTCACCTACCGGGGATGGCAGGTCGCGGCAAACCCGGCCCCCTCCAGCGGCGGGGTGCTGGTTGCCCTTGGTCTGGCATTGCTGGATTCTCTGCCGCCAGAATCTGCGCAATCACCTGGCAGTCTGCGGTCTCTGGCTGCGGTGATGGCCGAGACCGACCGGCTTCGTCTGTCCGGTGACATTTCGGCAGAACGCTTGCTGGCGCCGGAGATCATCGGGGCGGCAAAGTCGGCCCTGCGTGACAGCCTGCTGTCGACGCGGGGAACAAGTCATATCAGTGTCGTCGATGCCGCAGGGAATGCTGCTGCCCTGACCCTTTCCAATGGTGAGGGGAACGGACATCTGGTGCCGGGTTGCGGTTTTATGCTGAACAATGTGCTGGGCGAAGAGGATATCAATCCTGGCGGTTTTCATAACTGGCGGCCTGACAGCCCCATGGCCTCGATGATGACCCCCTGTATCCTGCAGGGACCGGACGGTCAGCTTGTCGCTCTCGGTTCGGGCGGCTCGAACCGGATACGCACGGCGATCCTTCAGCTTATCCGCAATATCGCGGGTTGCGGGATGGATCTGGCGTCAGCCGTCGGCGCTCCCCGTCTGCATGTCGAGGCTGGTCGCGCTGATATCGAGCCGGGATTTCCGGTGGCTGAGCTGGCCCTGTTGCGCGAAACCGGGCTTGCGGTCCATGAATGGCCAGAGCCCAGCATGTTCTTTGGCGGAACCCAGGTTGCGGGCCTGACGGGACGCGGTTTTGAAGCGGCGGGCGACCCGCGCCGTGACGGAGATGCCTGTCTTTCCTGATCGTCGGAGGGCAGCTTTCATATCCTGCGTGGAGCCCTGATAATCCGCTTTGTGGAAGCCGTGAGAACGTATATAAGAGCGCCGGATTTTCCCCTGCCTTCGGGCATTGAGGACACAGAAAATGTTGTGCCGCCGGAATGCGTTGATGCTTCGGTTTGCCGGATTCCTGATCTTTCTGAGTGTTTTGCTGAGTGCGCTGCCCATCCGGCCAGCAATGTCAGCTGACGCCTACAAGCCTGCGCGGGCTGCCTTTCATGTCAGTGTGGATGGCGTTGATATTCCCTATCGCCAGATGGCGATTTTTGCACTGCCCGGTGGCCGTCTGGCGATCAGAACCGGGGTGAAGGCAGAACTGCGCGCCGAAACAGGCGAGATCATTCAGGTCACGCCGCGCCGTTTTGGCTGGGTGGTTCCGGACCGGACCGGACCACATGCGGTAAAAGTTGTCGCATCCGGCAAGACAGTGGATCTGACGGTCATTGTCATGCGCCCGATGGAAGATGTGAAGGATGGTGTTATCGACGGCTACGTCATCGGCAGCTATCCGGAAAAACCCTACAAGGGGCTGTCTGTTTACGAACGCCCGCCGGGCCTGATCGAGGTTACGCCAGAGCTGGCCGATCTGCCGGTTTCGCCACATTTCCGGCTTGGTCAGTTTCTCTGCAAACAGCCCGGAGGTTGGCCGAAATTCGTCGTGTTGCGAACTGAGCTGCTGATCAAGCTGGAACGGGTGCTGGAAGCGGTGAACGCCCGTGGCTGGAAAACCGCCTCGTTTGAGGTGATGAGCGGCTACCGCACACCGCATTATAACCGCTCAATCGGTAACGGTCCGAATTCCCGGCATATCTATGGTGGGGCTGCTGATATCTTTATTGATGTCCACCCGAAGGACGACCGGATGGATGATCTTGACGGCGATGGCAAGGTGACCAAGAAGGATGCGCTGGCTCTCTACAACCTGATCGAAGAGCTGGAAGGGCGGGAGAAACGCACCTGGATGCCGGGCGGGCTGGGCGCTTATGGCAGTACCGCATCGCACGGGCCGTTCATTCATATTGATGCCCGTGGCTTTATTGCCCGATGGGGAGTTGCGCCGCTCTGATGATCTGGTGTCTTATCCGGGGGTAAATCCAAACCGGGAGATTTTCACGTGATGCCATCAAGCTTGTCGTCGATATCTCTGCGGGTTCTGTTCATCACGGTCACCGGACTTCTGTGTGCCGGACAGGCTGCTGCAGACAGTTCGATTGAGGCCGCCCTGAACGGCCTCCGGGGATATACCCCGCAGACGGTTGAGGCGGTGACCGGGTTTTATCGTACCCGCGACCTGAAACCGGTCTGGACCACAGATGCCGGGCCGGATGAGAAGGCGATAGCGGTCATCGGGCGTCTGGACAGGGCCGCACTGGAAGGTCTGCGCCCGGACGATTATCAGATCAGCCTGCCGGACGATGCGACGGAGGCGGCCCTTGCCAGCTTTGATGTCAATCTGTCGGCGAAGGTGCTGCGCTATGTCACGGACCTGCATGCCGGTCGTGTCGGGCCGTCAAAGGCAGACCCGGAACTGTTTGTTTTCACCCGTGATATTGATGGTGTTGCCGCACTGAAACGGATCGCAGACAGCGCCCGGCCGGCGGCAACCCTCGCGGAATTTGCCCCGTCCGGTGAATTATATATCCGGATGCGCCGCCTGCTGGCGGAACAGCGGGCGCTGGCCGCATCCGGCGGCTGGCAGCCGGTTCCGGACGGCCCGACGCTGAAACCGGGTATGACGGATACACGGATCAGTGCTGTCCGGGCCCGGCTTGCGGCCTCGTTCGACAAGACACGTCCGGGAAATGCCGGAGATCTGTATGATCCGGAACTGGAAGTTGCGGTACGGCAGTTTCAGCGGCGGCATGGGCTGTCCGCCGACGGTGCTATTGGTGCGGGTACCCTGAAGGCGCTGAACGTGCCGGTTTCAAAACGGATTGAAACCGTTCTGCTGAATATGGAGCGGTTACGCTGGATGCCGGACGAACTGGGCGAGACCCATGTGCTGGTCAATATGGCAGGGTTTGAACTGGATTATGTGGAGCAGGGGCTGGTCGCTCTGTCCATGCGGGTTGTGGTGGGCAAACCGTTCCGCATGACACCAATTTTCAGCGACACGATCCGGTATCTTGAACTCAATCCGACCTGGACCGCGACTCCGAAGATTGCCTCGAACGATATTCTGCCGAAACTGAAAAAAGACCCGGGTTATCTCGTCGCGAACGGATTCGAGGTTTTTGCAAGCTGGCAGGATGATTCCCAGCCCGTCGATCCGGCAACTGTGGACTGGATGACATTCGGGCCGGGTAAGTTTCCCTATCGGTTACGCCAGAAGCCGGGACCGTTGAACGCACTGGGTCAGGTGAAATTCATGTTCCCCAATGAATATGATGTCTATCTGCATGACACACCGTCACGTGATCTGTTTGCAAAAACCGTCCGTGCTTTCAGTTCCGGCTGTATCCGGCTGGAAAAGCCCATTGACCTTGCGGCCCTGTTGCTGCGCCCGAATGGTCTGGACCGGGAACGTATCGATGCGATTCTGGCGGAAGGGAAGACATCGCGCATCAACCTGAAAAACCGGGTGCCGGTTCATCTGACCTATCTGACGGCCTGGATCGGTGAGGGAGGTACGGTGCATTTCCGCGACGATATCTATGGCCGTGATGCCCGTCTTGCAAAGGCACTGAACACCAGCTCGTGAGTGCACGGCCTATCGGGTGACGCGGCTCAGCAGGGCATCCAGTGAGATTTTCCCGGCCCCCTGAATGACCAGTACGAACAGCAGAAAGACCCAGAGCAGCCGCTGGTCCCAGATAGCGGCATCCTGAATACGGTCAAAGGGTGCACCGATGGTGGCCGGTTCCGCACCATGTCCGGTGATATCGACGAAAGTCATGACGGCGATGAAACCGATCATGCCGAGGCTGGCCAGCCGGGTGAACAGGCCAATGACAATGGCGATGGGCAGGAGCACTTCTCCGACTGTTCCGGCCAGCACGATCAGCTTATAGGGAAAGAAGGCAATGGCATCGATGTCATAGCCTGCGGCTTCTGCGATGGATGGCAGCATCTGGGCATAGGCCCCGATTTCGGGAATGAAGATGCCGGGAAATCCGCTGCCGACCTTGGTCGCGGCAGAGTTCAGAAAATAGACCAGCAAGACGCTGGCAAAGGCCAGACGTGCGGCAAGCCCAACCCCCCAGCCGGCGAAAATCTCGGACAGCCGGTCAAAGACGGCATCATGCTGTGTCTTCAGAGTATGAATCATTTCCTGTTTCCCGTTGTTATGGGTTTTGATTGCTGTCCGCTGATTGCGGTAACAAGCCCCATTGCAAAGGCCGTCCCCAGCAGACCGGGGAGAATGGTGGCAGCCTCCTCTCCCAATTCCTCTGATGCATCGCCAAGGGTGCTGC
Coding sequences within:
- a CDS encoding glycosyltransferase; translated protein: MASVGIVLKGYPRLSETFIAQELLELQRRGLDYQIISLRHPTDRETHPVHREITASVSYLPEYLHQEPSRVLNGFRQARRLPGYAKAWAIWLRDLRRDPTRNRIRRWGQAMVLATELPSDTTRLYAHFLHTPASVTRYAAILRGLPWCCSAHAKDIWTSPDWELQEKLSDLDWLVTCTETNARHLKSLAANPDRVALVYHGLDLERFPVPASRAISATGPVTILSVGRAVPKKGYDDLLRALALLDADTDWQFVHIGGGGELRNLKALATELGIDRRISWRGAQPQTAVLEALQQADIFVLASRIAEDGDRDGLPNVLMEAQSQRIACVATDISAIPELIIDGKTGLLVPERDSPALAKALGELITDPENRAKMALAGEQRVRTGFAMRRAINDLAKRFGLDEPTPEPDKIV
- a CDS encoding L,D-transpeptidase family protein — its product is MPSSLSSISLRVLFITVTGLLCAGQAAADSSIEAALNGLRGYTPQTVEAVTGFYRTRDLKPVWTTDAGPDEKAIAVIGRLDRAALEGLRPDDYQISLPDDATEAALASFDVNLSAKVLRYVTDLHAGRVGPSKADPELFVFTRDIDGVAALKRIADSARPAATLAEFAPSGELYIRMRRLLAEQRALAASGGWQPVPDGPTLKPGMTDTRISAVRARLAASFDKTRPGNAGDLYDPELEVAVRQFQRRHGLSADGAIGAGTLKALNVPVSKRIETVLLNMERLRWMPDELGETHVLVNMAGFELDYVEQGLVALSMRVVVGKPFRMTPIFSDTIRYLELNPTWTATPKIASNDILPKLKKDPGYLVANGFEVFASWQDDSQPVDPATVDWMTFGPGKFPYRLRQKPGPLNALGQVKFMFPNEYDVYLHDTPSRDLFAKTVRAFSSGCIRLEKPIDLAALLLRPNGLDRERIDAILAEGKTSRINLKNRVPVHLTYLTAWIGEGGTVHFRDDIYGRDARLAKALNTSS
- a CDS encoding peptidase M15A; translation: MLCRRNALMLRFAGFLIFLSVLLSALPIRPAMSADAYKPARAAFHVSVDGVDIPYRQMAIFALPGGRLAIRTGVKAELRAETGEIIQVTPRRFGWVVPDRTGPHAVKVVASGKTVDLTVIVMRPMEDVKDGVIDGYVIGSYPEKPYKGLSVYERPPGLIEVTPELADLPVSPHFRLGQFLCKQPGGWPKFVVLRTELLIKLERVLEAVNARGWKTASFEVMSGYRTPHYNRSIGNGPNSRHIYGGAADIFIDVHPKDDRMDDLDGDGKVTKKDALALYNLIEELEGREKRTWMPGGLGAYGSTASHGPFIHIDARGFIARWGVAPL
- a CDS encoding DoxX family membrane protein, with product MHTLKTQHDAVFDRLSEIFAGWGVGLAARLAFASVLLVYFLNSAATKVGSGFPGIFIPEIGAYAQMLPSIAEAAGYDIDAIAFFPYKLIVLAGTVGEVLLPIAIVIGLFTRLASLGMIGFIAVMTFVDITGHGAEPATIGAPFDRIQDAAIWDQRLLWVFLLFVLVIQGAGKISLDALLSRVTR
- a CDS encoding Gamma-glutamyltranspeptidase, giving the protein MKGAVAAGHPLTVRAATDILHAGGNAFDAALAGMAMAFVAEPVLASPGGGGFMVARPAGGVPRAYDFFARTPKVKRPADEIDFHATHADFGPTRQEFHIGMGSTATPGAIAGFFRILDDLGSMSAAALLQPAVATARTGFEINRFQAQVMSVVAPIYQATEDARRLYAGSDPETGLFAAGDRLHNPDLADLLERLGREGADLFYRGDIAQDVTALSAASGGHLTMEDMTGYQVQTGSPIDVTYRGWQVAANPAPSSGGVLVALGLALLDSLPPESAQSPGSLRSLAAVMAETDRLRLSGDISAERLLAPEIIGAAKSALRDSLLSTRGTSHISVVDAAGNAAALTLSNGEGNGHLVPGCGFMLNNVLGEEDINPGGFHNWRPDSPMASMMTPCILQGPDGQLVALGSGGSNRIRTAILQLIRNIAGCGMDLASAVGAPRLHVEAGRADIEPGFPVAELALLRETGLAVHEWPEPSMFFGGTQVAGLTGRGFEAAGDPRRDGDACLS